In the genome of Natronomonas salina, the window TCGCCGTCGTCTACGGGCTCGCCCGTCTCGGGATCGACCACCTCGGGGAGGAAGCGATCCTCCCAGATGTGGAGTCCGTCCTGCGCGGCAGCACACTCCATGGCGATGCCGGGGCCGATTATCTCCGAGAGACCGTAGATATCGACGGCGGTGACCCCGAGTTCGTGCTCTATCTCCTCGCGCATCGGTTCTGTGAACGGTTCCGCCCCGATGATGACCGTCTCCAGCGGCAGTTCCCGGACGTCGACGCCCTGCTCGCGGGCCGTCTCCGCGAGGTACAGCGCGTACGAGGGCGTGCAGGTGAGCGCGTCGGACTCGAGGTCCTGCATGAACTCTATCTGCCGGTCCGTGTCGCCTCCGCCGATGGGGATGATGCCCGCGCCGAGTTCTTCTGTTCCGGTCTGTACGCCCAGGCCGCCGGTGAACAGGCCGTAGCCGTAGGCATTCTGCACGATGTCGTCCGGCGTGACGCCGGCCGCCACGAGCGAGCGGGCCATCACCTCTCGCCACACCTGCATGTCCTTGTCGGTGTAAGCGACGATCTTCGACTTGCCCGTGGTGCCGGAGGAGGCGTGGATGCGCTCGATGTCCGAGTGGTCGACGGCGAACAGGCCGTCGGGGTACTCCTCGCGGAAGTCCTCCTTCGTCGTGAAGGGCAACTCGCGGATGTCGTCGAGTGAGTCGATGTCGTCCGGCGCGACGTCAGCCTCCTCGAGTCGTTCGCGGTAGAACGGGACGTTCTCGTATGCGTTGCGGACCGTCTCGCGGAGGCGATCGGTCTGCAGCCCCCGGAGATCGTCCCGGGAGACAGCCTCCACGTCTTGATATGGCATATCACGAATATAGGGGGATGCTTGTAAAGAGATTCACCCGTCCACTTGTCGGTTTTATAAGGTCGCGATAGCTGCCCTCCTCCAGCTCCGAAACGAGACTCCCTCTTCGGTCGAACTGTCGTGTATTGCAATCCAGGGAATCCCGGCTAGCCAGGTGCTGCCGAAGCGGGCGTGTCGCTGGCGCTACAGACAGGGAGCAGAACTATCAGAAGTTCGGCAGCGTCCGTATGGCCGTAGTTACGCGATCTTCGAAAGGTGGATTCAGCGACTGGTCTATCCGGCTATCCCATCGCCTCGAACGGCTCGTCGCAGTCGTTGCAGTAGTGGATAGAGCGGCAGAGGGACGGCCCCTTCGGATGGTCTCGATCGGTGTTCGTCCCGTCGCAGTACGGACACGCCGCCGGGGTGTCCGCTTCGGTGTCCGTGGAGGGGTCGGGCTGCCGTCTCATATGCTCACCCCGAAGTCGCGGAGCGACTCCTTGCCCGCCTCCGTCACGAGGTTGAGGTTCCACTCCGGCGACCAGACGAGTTCCACCTCGGCCGAGTCTACTCCCGCGGCGCGCTCGGCAGCCTCGACGACGTCGTCCTGCAACATCGAGCGGGCCGGACAGCCCGTGTAGGTGAGGGTCATCGTCACCTTCGCCTGTCCATCCTCTACCGAGACGCCGTAGATGAGCCCGAGGTCGACGACGGAGACGGGCATCTCGGGGTCCTCGACCTCGTACAGTTCCTCCCAGACGCGCGGCTCGATGCCCGTCGCGTTCTCCCCGGTCGCGGGGAGCTCCTCCGGGTCGACGCCGTGGTCGTACTCGGTGTACCCGCAGTACTCCGGGCCGAACTCGTCGGCGTCGTCGGGGGCTTCAGACATCGGCCTCGTCGGGGTCCGCCATCAGTTTCGCCGGCTCGCGGCCGAGCATCTCGTAGGTGTACGTGAACTCGTCGTAGAGCCCCTGCCAGTCGTCGGTGTGGGACCCGTCGCGACCACGCACGTCCGGGAGCTCCGGGTCCGGCACCGTCATGCCGAGCCCCTCGAGGAACGGCGTCGTGATAGCGAGCCAGTCCTCGCGGAGTTCCGACAGCGGCGCCGTGCGGACGCCGAGGTCGACGATGTCGTCCTCGTGTTCGGTCGGCGCGAACATCGTCTGGGCGTGCGGGTAGAGGCGGTCGAGCGCCGACTGGAGGCGCTGGATGGCCTCGCTGGAGGCGTCCTTCCCCTCGGTCAGCCGCTCCAGCCAGTTACTCGTGTGGTCGCGGTGGTAGTGCTCCTCGCCGAGGACCTTCCCGACACGGTCCGCGATGCGCGGGTAGCTGGTGTCCTCGAGGGCCTCGAGTCGCAGGCGCTCGAAGTGGTCGTACAGGTAGCCACGGAGCACGCAGTCGGCCCAGTCTCCCGTCTCGAAGGCGAGTTCGGCCATCGTCGTGTGCCGGAAGTCGGACGGATCACGCTCCCAGATGAGATCGGGTTCCTCGTAGCCGAAGTCCTCGAGCAGGTCGTACCAGAGCCGCGCGTGGCCGTACTCGTCCTGCGCGATGTTGGCTACGGCGAGGTCCGCCTCCAGCGTGGGGCCCCGCACCTGCCAGTCGATGTAGCGTTCGGCCATCACGAACTCGTCGTCGGCGAGACACTGGAGTTCGGCCTCGACGGCTGCGCGTTCGCGGTTGGATAGGTCGTCGGGGTTCATCTCAGTTCTCACCCGCGGCTTTCTTGCGGTTGTCTTCGGCCTCCTTCTGTTCGGCCTCGCTCTCCTCGATCTCCTCGGCCATCTCGCCGGTCGAGTAGTTCGTCGCCCAGCGGTACTCCTTCTGTGTGAGCCCGCCCATCGCCACGTCGTGCTCGTCGGCGTCGACGGTCTCGATCTCCTCCTTGGGAACGACCCACAGCGAGTTCGCGGGCTTCCGGCGCGCGTGCATGATCTGGGCGTACTGTGTCGCCAGTTCGGCGTTCGGCGCGTGGACGTCGCCGACGTGGCTGTGGTAGTCCTTCGGCTTCTCTTGGCGGAATACTTCCCAGCGCATGGTCAGTCGGCCGCGGCGCTTGTCGCGCCTGCGGCGGGGGAGTCGTCCGTAATCGCTTCGCGCACCCACTCGACGGCCGCCTGGCGGCGCTCGCGTTTGTGTATCTGCTCGGCGCCAGGGGGGTACTCGTTCTGTGACACCGCGCCGAACTCCTCCCAGTCGAGGTCCGACTCCTCGACGTGGTAGCGCTCCTCGTACTCGTCGTACTCGATACGGGGGGTCTCCGGGATCTC includes:
- a CDS encoding phenylacetic acid degradation protein PaaB; the encoded protein is MRWEVFRQEKPKDYHSHVGDVHAPNAELATQYAQIMHARRKPANSLWVVPKEEIETVDADEHDVAMGGLTQKEYRWATNYSTGEMAEEIEESEAEQKEAEDNRKKAAGEN
- the paaD gene encoding 1,2-phenylacetyl-CoA epoxidase subunit PaaD, with product MSEAPDDADEFGPEYCGYTEYDHGVDPEELPATGENATGIEPRVWEELYEVEDPEMPVSVVDLGLIYGVSVEDGQAKVTMTLTYTGCPARSMLQDDVVEAAERAAGVDSAEVELVWSPEWNLNLVTEAGKESLRDFGVSI
- the paaK gene encoding phenylacetate--CoA ligase PaaK, with protein sequence MPYQDVEAVSRDDLRGLQTDRLRETVRNAYENVPFYRERLEEADVAPDDIDSLDDIRELPFTTKEDFREEYPDGLFAVDHSDIERIHASSGTTGKSKIVAYTDKDMQVWREVMARSLVAAGVTPDDIVQNAYGYGLFTGGLGVQTGTEELGAGIIPIGGGDTDRQIEFMQDLESDALTCTPSYALYLAETAREQGVDVRELPLETVIIGAEPFTEPMREEIEHELGVTAVDIYGLSEIIGPGIAMECAAAQDGLHIWEDRFLPEVVDPETGEPVDDGERGELVLTTLSKDALPVLRYRTGDITSLTREPCDCGRTHARMENVRGRTDDLLVVRGINVYPSQIESVVLDLEGVAPQYRIDIRREGQLDTLELTIERRENADAEAVERRVRETLDSTLDVSPDDVKIASPAGIERQATGKVQRVYDHR
- the paaE gene encoding 1,2-phenylacetyl-CoA epoxidase subunit PaaE, which translates into the protein MRRQPDPSTDTEADTPAACPYCDGTNTDRDHPKGPSLCRSIHYCNDCDEPFEAMG
- the paaC gene encoding 1,2-phenylacetyl-CoA epoxidase subunit PaaC, whose translation is MNPDDLSNRERAAVEAELQCLADDEFVMAERYIDWQVRGPTLEADLAVANIAQDEYGHARLWYDLLEDFGYEEPDLIWERDPSDFRHTTMAELAFETGDWADCVLRGYLYDHFERLRLEALEDTSYPRIADRVGKVLGEEHYHRDHTSNWLERLTEGKDASSEAIQRLQSALDRLYPHAQTMFAPTEHEDDIVDLGVRTAPLSELREDWLAITTPFLEGLGMTVPDPELPDVRGRDGSHTDDWQGLYDEFTYTYEMLGREPAKLMADPDEADV